A section of the Hirschia baltica ATCC 49814 genome encodes:
- the uxaC gene encoding glucuronate isomerase — MTKPLKLNPDRLFPADSKERDIARNLYKSVADLPIISPHGHTDPSWFADDEAFPNPAQLLITPDHYVFRMLYSQGIALSKLGVPTIDGSPTETDGRTIWRLLAENYHLFRGTPSRTWLDWVFAEVFKLDVMLDTETSDLYYDVMAEKLNSPEFRPRALYKKFNIELLSTTEGALDDLRHHKKISESGWDGRVITTYRPDSVIDPEFEGFLDNVEAFGKLTNEDTTDWAGYLNAHRSRREYFRNVGGATASDHGFETATTANLSPQDAEALFNRVIKGNCSAQDAELFRGQMLTEMARMSLDDGMTMQIHAGSCRNHNQSVFQQFGRDKGADIPVQTEYTRALKPLLDAVGNEPSLTVILFTLDEDNYSRELATMAGHYPALKLGPPWWFHDSPEGMRRFREKTTETAGFYNTVGFNDDTRAFLSIPARHDVARRMDCGWLAKLVADHRLDETEAAEIAKDLTYNLPKKAYKL, encoded by the coding sequence CGGGCACACAGACCCGAGCTGGTTTGCTGATGATGAAGCCTTTCCTAACCCAGCCCAATTGCTGATTACGCCTGATCACTATGTATTCAGAATGCTTTACTCTCAGGGCATTGCGCTATCAAAACTTGGCGTTCCAACAATAGATGGTTCCCCCACAGAAACAGATGGCCGCACCATTTGGAGATTACTCGCCGAGAACTATCATTTATTTCGCGGTACACCTTCAAGAACATGGTTGGACTGGGTGTTTGCCGAAGTCTTTAAATTGGATGTCATGCTGGATACAGAAACATCCGATCTTTATTATGATGTTATGGCTGAGAAATTAAACTCTCCAGAATTTCGTCCAAGAGCACTCTATAAGAAATTCAATATAGAGCTACTTTCGACAACAGAAGGTGCATTGGACGATCTACGTCACCATAAGAAAATCTCAGAATCCGGTTGGGATGGTCGCGTCATTACTACCTATCGTCCAGACAGTGTGATCGACCCTGAATTTGAAGGCTTTCTTGATAATGTTGAAGCATTTGGAAAACTCACAAATGAAGACACAACCGACTGGGCTGGATATCTAAATGCTCACCGCAGCCGCCGCGAATATTTTAGAAATGTCGGTGGAGCAACAGCAAGCGATCACGGATTTGAAACGGCAACGACCGCAAACCTGTCCCCTCAAGATGCTGAAGCTCTTTTCAACCGTGTCATCAAAGGCAATTGTTCAGCCCAAGATGCTGAATTATTTCGTGGTCAAATGCTAACTGAAATGGCCCGCATGAGCTTGGATGACGGCATGACAATGCAAATACATGCAGGAAGTTGCCGTAACCATAACCAATCCGTATTCCAACAATTTGGGCGGGATAAAGGTGCAGATATTCCTGTGCAGACAGAATACACACGCGCTTTAAAACCATTGCTAGATGCTGTTGGAAATGAACCGTCTCTAACTGTTATTCTCTTCACTCTAGACGAAGATAATTACAGCAGAGAACTCGCTACAATGGCTGGTCATTATCCTGCTTTAAAACTTGGACCTCCATGGTGGTTCCACGACAGCCCTGAAGGTATGCGCCGCTTCCGTGAGAAAACAACAGAAACTGCTGGTTTCTACAATACTGTTGGGTTCAATGATGACACGCGCGCATTCCTCTCAATTCCAGCACGTCATGATGTTGCCCGCCGCATGGATTGTGGCTGGTTGGCAAAACTCGTCGCCGATCACAGATTGGACGAAACTGAAGCAGCCGAAATCGCTAAGGACCTCACATACAATCTGCCGAAAAAAGCCTATAAATTATGA
- a CDS encoding UxaA family hydrolase, whose amino-acid sequence MKTPIIILHERDNVGIARADIDTGDTILDDILAINAIKSGHKVATKDIKTGDSVLKFGQHIGTASTNIQRGEHVHIHNITAERKENANSASSKWQSSPPETKATFQGYVRADGSVGTRNYIGILTTVNCAATVARQIAEQAKTQLANYPNVDGVVALTHTTGCGTSSSGEGTDNLRRTIAGFAQHANFSAVLIIGLGCEANQLSVLLEKQSLTESDRLKTLQIQQVGGTRHAISQGLEIVENMMEEANKARRSEVSASHLSLGLQCGGSDALSGVTANPSLGVAVDMLVRQGGTAILAETPEIYGAEELLLNRAETETVSQDLLERIAWWEDYVARNKQELNNNPSPGNLAGGLTTILEKSLGAVAKSGSSPLCGVYQYAEIIKQKGLVFMDSPGYDPCSVTGEIASGANMICFTTGRGSVFGSKPVPSLKIASNSNLATYMDEDIDVDAGQVAMGTESVEDVGARIFQLILDTASGHQSKSEEFGFGDMEFVPWQIGATI is encoded by the coding sequence ATGAAGACTCCAATCATCATTCTTCACGAAAGAGACAATGTCGGCATCGCACGTGCCGACATCGACACTGGCGACACAATTCTTGACGACATACTCGCAATAAACGCGATAAAAAGTGGACACAAAGTCGCCACTAAAGACATAAAAACTGGTGACTCTGTTTTAAAATTTGGACAACATATCGGCACCGCATCGACAAATATTCAGCGCGGTGAGCACGTTCATATCCACAACATAACCGCAGAACGAAAAGAAAATGCAAACTCCGCTTCCAGTAAATGGCAGTCCTCCCCTCCTGAAACGAAAGCCACTTTCCAAGGCTATGTCCGAGCAGATGGAAGTGTTGGAACACGCAATTACATTGGCATTCTAACAACGGTAAACTGCGCGGCGACTGTTGCGAGACAAATTGCTGAACAAGCCAAAACACAGCTAGCAAACTACCCTAATGTGGATGGTGTTGTGGCCCTAACTCACACGACAGGCTGTGGAACATCCTCTTCTGGGGAAGGCACAGATAACCTACGTCGAACCATTGCTGGATTTGCACAACATGCGAATTTTTCAGCTGTCCTCATTATAGGGCTAGGCTGTGAAGCTAATCAGCTAAGTGTGCTACTAGAAAAACAAAGCCTAACTGAAAGTGATCGTCTCAAAACACTACAAATTCAACAAGTTGGCGGCACACGCCATGCTATTTCTCAAGGGTTAGAAATTGTTGAAAATATGATGGAAGAGGCAAACAAAGCCAGACGATCTGAAGTCAGCGCGTCCCATCTTTCACTTGGGCTCCAATGTGGAGGTTCCGATGCATTATCGGGTGTAACAGCTAACCCCTCATTGGGGGTCGCAGTGGATATGCTTGTTCGCCAAGGCGGAACAGCCATACTGGCAGAAACACCTGAGATTTATGGTGCTGAAGAACTCCTGCTGAACCGCGCAGAGACAGAAACTGTCTCGCAAGATCTACTAGAACGTATTGCATGGTGGGAGGATTATGTCGCCCGCAACAAGCAGGAATTAAACAATAACCCCTCTCCGGGAAACTTAGCCGGCGGCTTAACAACAATCCTCGAAAAATCACTTGGTGCTGTCGCTAAATCCGGTTCTTCTCCTCTATGCGGCGTATACCAATATGCTGAAATCATTAAACAAAAAGGGTTAGTCTTCATGGATTCTCCAGGATATGACCCTTGTTCTGTTACAGGTGAGATCGCCTCTGGCGCAAATATGATTTGCTTCACAACAGGTCGCGGTTCTGTCTTCGGGTCAAAACCTGTTCCTAGCCTAAAAATCGCTTCAAACTCAAACCTTGCTACCTATATGGATGAAGACATTGATGTTGATGCCGGCCAAGTCGCAATGGGGACTGAAAGTGTTGAAGATGTTGGAGCCAGAATATTCCAACTTATCCTAGATACAGCATCTGGGCACCAATCTAAATCTGAAGAATTTGGTTTCGGTGACATGGAATTTGTACCTTGGCAAATCGGTGCAACCATATAA